The DNA window GCCACGTCTTTGAGGCTCTTGGCGATAGTGTTGTCGGCATACTCGACTTCCGACGTGTAGGACACCGGAGCCTGCTTCAGGATGTCCGCGCCTGTATACACGTCCGAGCCGGTCTGTGCCAGGTACTCCATGACCGGGCCCGTGCCTATGGCCGGAGAGTACATCTTCTTGAACATGTCCAGCGCCTTGGTGCGCCGCTCCTGTTCCTCGATGCTCGTCATCAGACCGACGTTGTCGAGGTCGCCGACCGAGGTTACGGGAACGCCCGGTGCAACCAGCGCGCGGGGAAGACCCCTGCCGATGTTGACCGCAGTCAGCACGTTCTCTTTGTCAGGGTCGATCTCCCTGATCGTCCGGCCGAGCCATCCCTCGGTGCCCACCTTGACGGGTTCGCAGGTGTGCCAGATGTCCATAGCCCTGAAGTGGGACCTGCTCGAGTTCTCGTAGCCGATCCCCTGTACGATCGCCACGTTGCCCGCGTCGTACATATCCTTGAGCGGAGCGAGGTTGGGGTTGAAGCCGAGCGTGTCGTTGATCGGCAGCACCTCTTCCTGCGGGATGACCACGGTTGGCCGGGCGTCATAGTAAACCCCGTTGTTGTACGGGACCAACGTGTTCATGAAGTCGTTGCCGCCCGTGAGCTGCACAACCACTAGGACTGGCGGTTTTCCGTTAATCGTCATCTTCGTATCTCTCCCTTGTCACCCATCACTCTTGAGTAGATGTGCAGTTTCACCCTCATCCGTGTCTGTCGAGAGGCAGCAACATCACTAGTCCGCCTCATATGTCCAACTTTAAGCTGGCTGGTTAGGCGAACTGGAACTCCTTGCTTGAAACGATCATCTGCAGCATGTGGATGATCCTGGGTACGCTCTCCTCGCGCTTCTCTGGAGTGCTGAGGTCCAGCGTTCCTCCCGATTCGTCGGCGTACTCGAGCAGCGTCTCGCGGGTCTGGTCACCAACGTCCAGCGGTCCGAGAAGGTCCAGGCACTGGTCGGTGAACTCCTCCGGAGACAGCTGGCCTTTCGAGCTGCCCAGGCGGTCCACGATGTTCCGCACACCAGGGACATCCTCGTCACCGATGTGCTCGACGGCGAAGTTGATCCGCTCGTTGAGCGTACCGCCGTCTATCCACTCCTTGCCCGTGTGCCAGCCCTCGACCGTCGGCGGGTTGAGAAGCTGCTGGCCCATGAGCGTGGAGGCTGTCCCGAAGCGGGTCATCTGCGGCTTGGGGAAATCGAGCGTTCCACCGAACTTCAGCACACCGGCCACTATCTCAGCCGGGCTCTTCACCCTCTTGAACCTGGCCTCCTTGAAGAAGTCGGACAGGAACAGCGTACGCATGATCTCGCGCATGTCTCCGTTGCTGTCGAAGTACGCCCTGACCAGCGTATCGACCGCCTCCGGGTCCTGTGGGGGCTCAACCGACCACGCCGGCACCTGCGGCTCGTCGGCAACGAAGTAGTTGTAGAGGTGCCTCGAGATGAATCTCGCGGTCGCCTCCTGCCTGACGACTATGTCGATGATGTCCTCACCGTCGAAGTTGCCGGTCTCGCCGAGGAACGTCTTGGGACCGTCGTCGTGCAGTTCTGGCCTGAACTCGAACTCGGATGGGTAGTGTCCCTGCGGGTAGAGCGGGACGGGCTGCGTGAACGTCCATCCTGTAAACGCCCGTGACGCGTTCTTGATATCGTCCTCCGAGTAGTTGCCGACACCCATCGAGAACAGCTCCAGGAGCTCGCGGCCGTAGTTCTCGTTCGGCTCGCCTATCTTGTTCTCGTTGTTGTCGAGCCAGAAGATCATAGCCGGATCTCTCGAAAGCTCGACCAGCAGGGTGCGGAAGTCTCCGAGTCCCTTGTCGCGGAACATCTGGATGTGCTTCACCATGGATCTCGGGTGCTCGACCTTGCTGACGCCAGTTGCAAAGACGTGGTGCCAGAATAGCGCCATCTTCTCCACGAGCGGCCGCTTGGTGACGACCATGCGGTAAATCCAGGTTCCTGCCCAGATGACGTGGTTCTCTCCGTCCACGTACCTGGTGATGATGTCTTCGTCCAGTGCAGGGCACCGTTCCGGGTTGACGAGGTCTTCGACAGCTTCTTCGTATCCCCTCGCAGCATACGCTTCAAGCTCTTCCCTCGTGGCACCGAATCCGGCCCTTCTGAACAGGTGGGCCATTAGACCAAGGTCTGCGGCAGCCATGTCTCCCTCCCATACGCCGATATTGTCAAACCGATTCAGCATTTTACGTTCACGCAACTATACTATCGCCTAGGTGATGTTTCAACAGGAATTTAGGGTGGCGACGAGCGCAAAACTCCGACTTCCACCCGTCATTACCTTAGACCCTTCAAGTAAGACCCCCTCTCCCCAGGGTCTTTCGATTATTCGAGAAGGGTAATAGACTTTGTGCATGAAAGCGGAAGGACTGGGAGAGAGCCTACTCAGGAAGCTGGAGTAGGTGCCTGATCCCCGATCCGGTCATGGTCGTCGTCACCCATTGAGTGCGATCTTAGCGCTCTCGGTGTGTGCAATGGCCAGCGGCGCCCGCAGTCTCTATGCCATCGCCCAGTGGGGAAGGATGCAGGACCCGGCCACGCTGAAGACGTTGGGGTTTACCAGAGACAGGACCCCTGCGGTATCGACGCTGCACAAGGTGTTCAGCAGTATGGATGTGGATTTGTTCGAGCGTGTGTTGGGGGAGTGGATCGAGTCCCAGTTGGGATCGGAACAGGAGGCAATAGCTATAGATGGCAAGGCGCTGAGAGGGATACACGGAGATGAGATACCTGGAGTCAGACTGGTGTCAGCCTATAGTCATCGCC is part of the Dehalococcoidia bacterium genome and encodes:
- a CDS encoding DUF1501 domain-containing protein, yielding MTINGKPPVLVVVQLTGGNDFMNTLVPYNNGVYYDARPTVVIPQEEVLPINDTLGFNPNLAPLKDMYDAGNVAIVQGIGYENSSRSHFRAMDIWHTCEPVKVGTEGWLGRTIREIDPDKENVLTAVNIGRGLPRALVAPGVPVTSVGDLDNVGLMTSIEEQERRTKALDMFKKMYSPAIGTGPVMEYLAQTGSDVYTGADILKQAPVSYTSEVEYADNTIAKSLKDVARTHIAGLGTRIFYSAHGGYDHHANELKTHPQLLTELGGAISDFFEDLRDHEASEEVVMLVFTEFGRRMRDNGSGTDHGSGGGAFIIGDRVNGGLYSEYPSLEPSKWLHGEDLDWTIDYRGIYSTILDQWLGLDPVPIVDGQFEQINPFN
- a CDS encoding DUF1800 domain-containing protein; the encoded protein is MAAADLGLMAHLFRRAGFGATREELEAYAARGYEEAVEDLVNPERCPALDEDIITRYVDGENHVIWAGTWIYRMVVTKRPLVEKMALFWHHVFATGVSKVEHPRSMVKHIQMFRDKGLGDFRTLLVELSRDPAMIFWLDNNENKIGEPNENYGRELLELFSMGVGNYSEDDIKNASRAFTGWTFTQPVPLYPQGHYPSEFEFRPELHDDGPKTFLGETGNFDGEDIIDIVVRQEATARFISRHLYNYFVADEPQVPAWSVEPPQDPEAVDTLVRAYFDSNGDMREIMRTLFLSDFFKEARFKRVKSPAEIVAGVLKFGGTLDFPKPQMTRFGTASTLMGQQLLNPPTVEGWHTGKEWIDGGTLNERINFAVEHIGDEDVPGVRNIVDRLGSSKGQLSPEEFTDQCLDLLGPLDVGDQTRETLLEYADESGGTLDLSTPEKREESVPRIIHMLQMIVSSKEFQFA
- a CDS encoding transposase family protein — encoded protein: MSAILALSVCAMASGARSLYAIAQWGRMQDPATLKTLGFTRDRTPAVSTLHKVFSSMDVDLFERVLGEWIESQLGSEQEAIAIDGKALRGIHGDEIPGVRLVSAYSHR